A genomic region of Serinus canaria isolate serCan28SL12 chromosome 1A, serCan2020, whole genome shotgun sequence contains the following coding sequences:
- the MAFF gene encoding transcription factor MafF, producing the protein MAADGLSSKALKVKRELGENTPLLSDEELMGLSVRELNHHLRGLSKEEVARLKQRRRTLKNRGYAASCRVKRVCQKEELQKQKMELEWEVDKLARENAAMRLELDTLRGKYEALQGFARTVATHGPPAKVATASVITIVKSGTNQAAYS; encoded by the exons ATGGCTGCAGACGGGCTCTCCAGCAAGGCTTTGAAG GTGAAGCGGGAACTGGGGGAGAACACTCCACTGCTGTCGGATGAGGAGCTGATGGGGCTGTCAGTGCGGGAACTCAACCACCACCTGCGGGGCCTCTCCAAGGAGGAGGTGGCGAGGCTGAAGCAGCGTCGTCGGACACTGAAGAACCGGGGTTATGCTGCCAGCTGCCGAGTGAAGCGTGTCTGCcagaaggaagagctgcagaagcagaagaTGGAGCTGGAGTGGGAGGTGGACAAGCTGGCCCGGGAGAATGCTGCCATGCGCCTGGAGCTCGACACCCTCCGTGGCAAGTACGAGGCCCTGCAGGGCTTCGCCCGCACTGTGGCCACTCACGGGCCCCCCGCCAAGGTGGCTACTGCCAGCGTCATCACCATCGTCAAGTCCGGCACCAACCAGGCCGCCTACTCCTAG